In Aminobacterium sp. MB27-C1, a single genomic region encodes these proteins:
- a CDS encoding TRAP transporter large permease: protein MLDVVLLAMIVLVVLLVLGVPLPYCFGGSLLTMTALGGVTMKGMMMWGFNQLANPVLLCIPLFILAGNLMSESGIARSLLDFVNVFVGRVKGALGVVAVITCAIIGAISGSGFTGVAATGPILIPRMVEEGYPRGYATALITVSSILGLLIPPSVIMIIYGWVTETSILACFLATIGPGLLIMCLFSILNLVYAHRLPNLTLVKKLPKGQRRKVALRKTWKALPALMMPVIILGGIYGGVFTPTEAAAVSVIYSLPVGFGVYKGLTKNKLKESIVDSATSVGAIMSMIVFCLMLSQTFIFLRVPQAIIKIMFGLTENRVVLLILINLLLFLIGMIVNDVTGMVLAAPMLLPLVIELGISPIQFAAIMGVNLAMGGVTPPYASLLYLGMRIGKVEFLDILKPAMTFLCLGYLPVVFLTTFWPDLSLFLPKLAGYIH from the coding sequence ATGCTAGACGTTGTTCTTTTAGCAATGATTGTTCTCGTTGTTTTGCTTGTTTTAGGTGTTCCTCTTCCTTACTGTTTTGGTGGAAGCCTGCTGACCATGACTGCTTTAGGCGGAGTTACCATGAAAGGTATGATGATGTGGGGGTTCAATCAGTTGGCAAACCCCGTTTTACTTTGTATTCCTCTGTTTATTCTTGCAGGTAACTTAATGAGTGAAAGTGGAATAGCAAGAAGCCTTTTAGACTTTGTGAATGTTTTTGTAGGAAGAGTTAAAGGTGCTTTGGGAGTAGTTGCTGTCATAACATGTGCGATTATAGGCGCCATATCTGGAAGTGGTTTTACTGGTGTAGCCGCAACTGGTCCCATTCTTATCCCTCGGATGGTCGAAGAAGGATATCCTAGAGGATATGCAACTGCATTAATTACAGTTTCATCTATTCTGGGGCTTCTTATTCCTCCCAGTGTCATAATGATAATTTATGGCTGGGTTACAGAAACGTCCATTTTAGCCTGTTTTTTAGCTACGATAGGTCCAGGACTATTGATAATGTGTCTGTTTTCTATTCTTAACTTGGTTTATGCACATCGCTTGCCCAACCTAACATTAGTTAAGAAGCTCCCTAAAGGTCAGAGACGAAAAGTTGCACTTAGAAAGACTTGGAAAGCTCTTCCTGCATTAATGATGCCTGTCATTATACTCGGTGGAATTTATGGTGGTGTCTTTACTCCAACAGAAGCTGCTGCTGTCTCAGTAATCTACTCTCTTCCCGTGGGGTTTGGTGTCTATAAGGGATTGACTAAAAACAAATTGAAAGAGTCTATTGTTGATTCTGCTACTTCCGTAGGGGCCATTATGTCTATGATTGTTTTTTGTCTGATGTTAAGTCAAACGTTCATCTTCTTGCGGGTTCCACAAGCGATTATAAAAATAATGTTTGGTTTAACTGAAAATAGAGTTGTGCTTCTTATTCTCATTAATTTGTTACTTTTTCTCATTGGCATGATTGTAAACGACGTAACAGGAATGGTGCTTGCTGCTCCTATGCTTTTACCTCTCGTTATAGAGTTAGGAATTTCCCCGATACAGTTTGCTGCCATTATGGGAGTTAATTTGGCTATGGGGGGTGTAACTCCTCCGTATGCAAGTCTTTTATATCTGGGAATGCGCATTGGTAAAGTTGAGTTTCTTGACATCCTGAAACCTGCAATGACTTTCCTTTGCTTGGGATATCTTCCTGTTGTCTTTCTTACGACATTTTGGCCAGATCTTTCTCTTTTCTTGCCTAAGTTAGCTGGGTATATACATTAA
- a CDS encoding TRAP transporter small permease, translating into MKINSIFSFMDFYIEKILKMSLYLLFLATAVLIVVQVLLRYVFCAPLMGTEEILVFPTIWLYFLGAVNASRDESHITAKVLEVFIKKKSSLYLERTIMSILSLAVVLWLTYWAWDYFLYSFKAWKLSASLYIPMFFAESAFLVGLVLMSVYTFVELLKNIKQFRFNREEEAVSSC; encoded by the coding sequence TTGAAGATAAATAGTATTTTTTCTTTCATGGATTTTTACATTGAAAAAATATTGAAAATGTCTTTGTATCTTCTTTTTTTGGCAACAGCTGTTCTCATCGTTGTCCAAGTTTTACTTCGTTATGTTTTTTGTGCCCCTTTAATGGGAACTGAAGAAATTCTCGTTTTTCCAACCATTTGGCTTTACTTTTTGGGGGCTGTTAACGCTTCAAGAGACGAAAGTCACATTACGGCCAAAGTGTTAGAAGTCTTTATTAAGAAAAAGAGTTCGTTGTATCTGGAAAGAACAATAATGTCGATTTTGTCTTTAGCCGTTGTTTTATGGCTGACATATTGGGCGTGGGATTATTTTCTGTATTCTTTCAAAGCATGGAAGTTAAGTGCCTCTTTATATATCCCCATGTTTTTTGCTGAAAGTGCCTTTTTGGTAGGACTTGTTCTCATGTCTGTTTATACGTTTGTCGAATTACTTAAAAACATAAAGCAATTTCGTTTCAATAGAGAAGAGGAGGCTGTTTCATCATGCTAG
- a CDS encoding FadR/GntR family transcriptional regulator: MVEPVQKLKLFESVLKQLIETIKRGDYLPGEKLPREVDLAKQLNVSRNCVREALKTLTWFGVIEAVSGQGTFVCANAIRRIENTELLRQFNDDSSLMDLLEVRLLLEAQTAFLAAQKATPDDIEELKQIVDKENALLKDEKDLLVRDLDTPTKFHSTVLRIARNELLVRLLNSISGEIDTQRQKYLRIPIEQWAQMMKNHELILKYIIEKNPRKASDAMFRDVLNGIVILGMDEENKLGLRESYEELLSSMEDA; the protein is encoded by the coding sequence ATGGTTGAGCCTGTTCAGAAACTGAAGTTATTCGAGAGTGTTTTGAAACAACTTATAGAAACAATTAAGCGGGGGGACTATTTACCTGGAGAAAAGTTGCCGCGTGAAGTTGATTTGGCAAAACAGTTAAACGTCAGCCGAAATTGTGTTCGTGAAGCCCTTAAAACTTTAACGTGGTTTGGGGTTATTGAAGCAGTGTCAGGACAAGGAACGTTTGTGTGTGCTAATGCAATTCGTCGTATAGAAAATACGGAACTTTTACGCCAGTTTAATGATGATTCTTCTTTGATGGACTTGTTAGAAGTACGATTGTTATTAGAAGCCCAGACGGCTTTCTTGGCAGCACAAAAGGCAACGCCTGACGATATTGAAGAGCTTAAACAGATTGTAGACAAGGAAAATGCTCTCTTGAAAGATGAAAAAGATTTGTTGGTGCGAGATCTCGATACCCCAACAAAATTTCACTCGACAGTATTGAGGATAGCTCGTAATGAACTTTTAGTTCGCTTGTTAAATTCCATTAGTGGAGAAATTGATACTCAACGGCAAAAGTATTTAAGAATTCCTATTGAACAATGGGCGCAAATGATGAAAAATCACGAGCTAATCTTGAAATATATTATCGAGAAAAATCCGCGTAAAGCTAGTGATGCTATGTTCAGAGATGTTTTAAATGGAATTGTTATCTTAGGAATGGACGAAGAAAATAAACTGGGATTGCGTGAAAGTTACGAAGAACTACTATCTAGTATGGAGGATGCCTAG
- a CDS encoding tripartite tricarboxylate transporter permease — protein sequence MSTLLSVFKPGILVPWLLSMAFGVLVGGTPGLTATMAVALIVPVSYYLPPLAGLAMIIGVSFTAIFTGDIPATLLRIPGTPASGAAVLDGYELSKQGRGMEALSLDLVCSSLGGTIGVLVLILVAPPLARFALKFTHFQYFWLGVFGLSMSAALSTGNSVNGVISAALGLLVSTVGIDITTGFPRFTFGSMELMGGISFIPAMVGLFGLSEVLKNVTNIELLKKSSIGRPEKISLLQTMKTVMKYKMVLFKSALIGTFVGALPGAGADIAAWVAYGMEKKTSKEPEKFGKGAIGGIIAPTSANNAALGGTWIPALVFGVPGDSITAIVLGAMLMYGLRPGPLIFQENLDLVHGIFSIAFISQLLLIPVGLIGIKVYGAILRLPRNIVMVIVLIFSVIGSYAIRNSFFDIYIMVIFGVTGFFFEYMDIPLAPMILGIILGPMIEDNLRVGLLKSHGSLLPFIADPICFSLIILILFVFFGHRFIALLKSFKKS from the coding sequence ATGAGTACGTTACTATCAGTTTTTAAACCTGGCATTTTGGTTCCGTGGCTTCTTTCTATGGCTTTTGGCGTTTTGGTTGGAGGAACTCCGGGTCTTACTGCAACCATGGCTGTGGCTCTTATTGTTCCTGTAAGTTACTACCTTCCTCCCTTGGCTGGATTAGCTATGATTATTGGAGTTTCCTTCACAGCTATTTTTACCGGCGATATTCCTGCGACTCTTTTGAGAATACCAGGGACTCCTGCATCAGGTGCCGCTGTTTTGGATGGATATGAACTTTCCAAGCAGGGAAGGGGAATGGAAGCTCTTTCTTTAGATCTTGTCTGTTCTTCTTTGGGGGGCACTATTGGTGTTTTGGTTCTTATTCTAGTGGCACCTCCATTGGCTCGTTTTGCTCTTAAATTTACTCATTTTCAATATTTCTGGCTTGGAGTTTTCGGCCTTAGCATGAGTGCTGCTTTAAGTACTGGTAATTCTGTAAATGGTGTTATTTCTGCAGCATTGGGATTGCTTGTTTCTACCGTAGGTATCGATATTACAACAGGGTTTCCCCGCTTTACGTTTGGCAGTATGGAACTCATGGGAGGTATTAGTTTTATTCCGGCTATGGTCGGCCTTTTTGGACTTTCGGAAGTGCTGAAAAATGTTACTAATATTGAACTTCTCAAAAAAAGCAGCATAGGTCGTCCAGAAAAAATATCACTTTTACAGACAATGAAAACAGTGATGAAATATAAAATGGTTCTTTTTAAATCGGCTTTAATTGGGACATTTGTAGGAGCTCTTCCTGGTGCTGGTGCTGATATAGCAGCGTGGGTTGCATATGGAATGGAGAAAAAAACATCAAAGGAACCGGAAAAGTTTGGAAAAGGGGCGATTGGTGGAATTATTGCTCCTACGAGTGCTAATAATGCGGCTCTTGGTGGAACGTGGATTCCCGCGTTAGTCTTTGGTGTTCCAGGAGATTCTATTACTGCGATTGTTCTAGGAGCTATGTTGATGTATGGACTGAGGCCTGGTCCTCTTATTTTTCAGGAGAATTTAGACCTTGTGCATGGAATTTTTTCTATCGCTTTTATTTCGCAATTATTGCTCATTCCTGTAGGTCTTATTGGAATAAAGGTGTATGGTGCTATATTGAGGCTCCCGAGAAATATTGTTATGGTCATAGTTTTAATTTTCTCTGTCATAGGATCTTATGCTATACGAAATAGTTTTTTTGATATTTACATTATGGTTATTTTTGGTGTTACTGGCTTTTTCTTTGAATACATGGATATTCCTCTTGCACCTATGATTTTAGGTATAATTTTAGGACCAATGATTGAAGACAATCTTCGTGTCGGTTTGCTTAAAAGCCATGGAAGCTTACTTCCATTTATAGCTGATCCCATCTGTTTTTCCCTTATAATATTAATTCTTTTCGTCTTTTTTGGACATCGTTTTATAGCACTTCTTAAATCCTTTAAAAAAAGTTAA
- a CDS encoding tripartite tricarboxylate transporter TctB family protein has product MQRKVKICFGILLIIVAILVISISYTFPSSVSGGKRIPGPGFFPTLLGVILFLGGLYQFGEAKRITDSNKTPFKWSWGSLNIVIIVAALIVYGLLMGVLGYVISTLLFSILLMVRMKASWISGITVSVVVTIFIVLIFGQVFRIQLPMGVLGLPW; this is encoded by the coding sequence ATGCAGCGAAAAGTAAAAATATGCTTTGGCATTTTGTTAATTATAGTGGCTATTTTAGTTATTTCTATAAGTTACACCTTCCCCTCTTCTGTTTCAGGCGGAAAAAGGATTCCTGGACCAGGATTTTTCCCTACTCTTTTAGGTGTTATTCTCTTCTTGGGAGGTTTGTATCAATTTGGGGAAGCCAAGAGAATAACAGATTCAAACAAGACTCCCTTCAAATGGAGCTGGGGCAGTCTTAACATTGTTATTATAGTTGCAGCCTTGATCGTTTATGGCTTGTTAATGGGAGTGCTGGGATACGTTATTTCTACATTGCTTTTTTCTATTTTGCTCATGGTGAGAATGAAGGCGAGCTGGATTTCAGGAATTACGGTTTCTGTAGTTGTGACTATTTTTATAGTTTTGATTTTCGGTCAGGTTTTTAGAATTCAATTGCCCATGGGAGTTTTAGGGTTGCCTTGGTAG
- a CDS encoding tripartite tricarboxylate transporter substrate binding protein, whose translation MRRKLCVILSVAIVLVLTASVAFAAYPTRSVTVVCPWGAGGGTDRLTRFMASQLELAYGKPFTVVNKTGGNGAVGHSAGAYAKPDGYTITMVTLELATMHWMGLTELNYADFDYVIQLNQDPAGVTVKADAPWANLQDLLNDIKSKPGTFKFSGTAAGGVWDLARIGMLDKAGLDVKSVDWIPTKGAAPSIIELLGGHVDVVTCSLPEAASQIAAKEVRPLAIMDDERAANYPDVPTLKEQGVDWSLGTWRGFAVPKGTPKEIIDDLYMALKKIVESEEYKSFMEKNGFGVKVRDSAAFAEFVKQQDADLKRVMELGGYLK comes from the coding sequence ATGAGAAGAAAGTTATGTGTCATTCTTTCAGTGGCAATCGTTCTTGTTTTAACAGCATCTGTTGCTTTTGCAGCATATCCGACACGTAGTGTCACTGTTGTATGCCCTTGGGGAGCAGGTGGCGGTACTGATCGATTAACGCGATTTATGGCTTCTCAACTGGAGTTGGCATATGGTAAACCTTTTACTGTTGTTAACAAAACAGGGGGGAATGGCGCTGTAGGACACTCTGCTGGAGCCTATGCTAAGCCCGATGGGTACACTATTACTATGGTGACCCTTGAATTGGCGACGATGCATTGGATGGGGCTAACAGAGTTGAACTATGCAGATTTTGACTACGTTATTCAGCTTAATCAAGATCCAGCGGGTGTTACTGTAAAGGCAGATGCCCCTTGGGCTAATCTACAAGATCTTCTTAACGATATAAAGAGTAAGCCCGGTACCTTTAAATTCTCAGGAACTGCAGCTGGCGGAGTTTGGGATCTTGCTCGTATAGGCATGCTTGATAAGGCAGGTCTTGATGTTAAATCCGTAGATTGGATTCCTACAAAAGGAGCGGCGCCTTCCATTATCGAACTCTTAGGGGGCCATGTTGATGTGGTGACGTGCAGCCTTCCAGAGGCAGCTTCTCAAATAGCAGCCAAGGAAGTACGTCCTCTGGCTATTATGGATGATGAAAGAGCAGCTAACTATCCTGATGTTCCTACACTAAAAGAGCAGGGTGTGGATTGGTCTTTAGGCACGTGGAGGGGATTTGCCGTTCCGAAGGGAACTCCCAAGGAAATTATTGATGATCTATATATGGCGCTTAAGAAAATTGTTGAATCAGAAGAATATAAGAGCTTTATGGAGAAAAATGGCTTTGGAGTAAAAGTAAGAGATTCTGCGGCTTTTGCAGAATTTGTTAAACAGCAAGACGCAGACCTCAAACGAGTAATGGAACTCGGAGGCTATCTCAAGTAG